The following DNA comes from Spirulina major PCC 6313.
ATCAACGCCGCCGGAGCCGCATCCTCGTAGGACAGCTTCAACACCCACGCCGCCACATAGGTCAAACCAAAAATGATCGTTGTTTGCAACAACAGCGGCACAGCAATGAGGAGAATATGCAGCGGATGTTGAATGATTAAATCGCCTTTGAGGGCAAAGAGGAGAACCAGCGTGATCAACAGGGCGAGGGTGGAAATCGGCCCCAGTTTTTTCAGGAAAACCTGATCAAACCAAGGGCGGCCCCGATGACGGAGAATCCAGACGCGGCTTGCCATGCCTGCCGCGAGGGGTAAACCTACATAGATCAATACCGAAAAGACAATGGTTTGCCACGGCACGCTTAAATCATTCACCGCGAGCAACCATTTTCCCAAGGGCGCGTAGAGAAAAAGCATCGCCAAGGAGTTCACCGCCACCATCACTAGGGTGTGGCCTTGGTTGCTGTAGGAGAGGTAGCCCCACATCAAGACCATGGCGGTACAGGGGGCAATGCCGAGGAGGACCGCGCCGGCGATGTAGGAACTGGCGAGGGGGGTTTCTGTACCGCGAATCAGTTCGGTGGTGGTGAGGAGGGGGCGGAAGAGATTGCCGAGGAAGAACTGGGCGAAGAGCACCATGGTGAAGGGCTTGACGAGCCAGTTGATCACGAGGGTGAGGGCGACGGGTTTTGGGGTTTTGGCGGCTTTGACGGCTTGGGAAAAGTCGATTTTGACCATGATCGGGTACATCATGGCAAAGAGACAGAGGGCGATGGGAATCGAGACGTGATAAAGACTGAGCGCGTCGAGGGCGATCGCAACGCCAGGCAACAACCGCCCCAAGAGAATGCCCGCCCCAATACAGAGAAACACCCAAAGCGTCAGGTATTTTTCAAAGCGGTTGAGTTTGCCCCCGGCTTGGATGGCGGTAGGGTTGAGGCTGGGTTGAGGATTCATCACGCTCACATCAAAAAAAGTTGATGGATATAGCGTAACAGAAATACATCAAAAAAAGTTGATGAACTATGAATCACAATAGCGAGCG
Coding sequences within:
- the arsB gene encoding ACR3 family arsenite efflux transporter, giving the protein MNPQPSLNPTAIQAGGKLNRFEKYLTLWVFLCIGAGILLGRLLPGVAIALDALSLYHVSIPIALCLFAMMYPIMVKIDFSQAVKAAKTPKPVALTLVINWLVKPFTMVLFAQFFLGNLFRPLLTTTELIRGTETPLASSYIAGAVLLGIAPCTAMVLMWGYLSYSNQGHTLVMVAVNSLAMLFLYAPLGKWLLAVNDLSVPWQTIVFSVLIYVGLPLAAGMASRVWILRHRGRPWFDQVFLKKLGPISTLALLITLVLLFALKGDLIIQHPLHILLIAVPLLLQTTIIFGLTYVAAWVLKLSYEDAAPAALIGASNHFEVAIATAVMLFGLNSGAALATVVGVLIEVPVMLLLVEFCKKTAFWFPREPEKATLCDPRCVTALPDR